One Trachemys scripta elegans isolate TJP31775 chromosome 4, CAS_Tse_1.0, whole genome shotgun sequence genomic region harbors:
- the LOC117877281 gene encoding tumor necrosis factor receptor superfamily member 6-like, with the protein MGAGRFFLLLLLGVESSAISESRAEPSSRNCGDGEYLHQGYCCKYCPAGTYVSEHCKVPHTEGICYPCTDGEDYTAHANGLDECIRCKLCKEDQVTVSTCTSTRNTECQCKPGYFCPTLGCEMCYRCKSKCPEGKEIVQKCNATVDLECGHPPIGTATTAGCIAGVIVFIAFVAGCLLLFKKRISYNKTNKENKDTEKDVESEDSTEIFFAPEMENANASASILEIQNSVQSPPVLAVNSPDSALRNALPEDTSVAFSERSGLLNSENNSWEESYHRTAGYSAPVKPPDKPNFVFHPGQSNGGMSVSRMVRDSEARPDIIVKELSQEALIESFYYFIKEVPPRNWNMFMRTHLTDNEIDKTTFEHPKNIEEGYYQMLIIWRNKFGNEASIIKLLDSLWNIGLRRCHENIVNHLIGKDIITLLEAKD; encoded by the exons ATGGGAGCCGGGCGCTTCTTCCTGCTGCTACTGCTGGGG GTTGAATCATCAGCAATATCTGAGAGTAGAGCTGAGCCAAGCAGTCGCAACTGTGGTGATGGAGAATATCTGCATCAAGGCTACTGCTGTAAATACTGTCCTGCTG GCACTTATGTTAGTGAACACTGCAAGGTTCCACATACTGAAGGAATTTGTTACCCTTGCACAGATGGAGAGGATTATACTGCTCATGCAAATGGCCTAGACGAATGCATACGATGTAAACTGTGCAAAGAAG ATCAAGTAACTGTGAGCACCTGCACTTCAACGAGAAATACTGAATGTCAGTGCAAGCCAGGCTATTTCTGTCCTACTCTAGGCTGTGAGATGTGTTACAGATGCAAGTCAAA GTGTCCAGAAGGGAAAGAAATTGTACAAAAATGCAATGCTACAGTTGACCTGGAGTGTGGCCATCCTCCCATAG GGACTGCGACCACTGCAGGTTGTATTGCTGGGGTCATCGTGTTCATTGCTTTTGTGGCTGGGTGCCttcttttatttaagaaaaggatatcatataataaaacaaataaag AAaacaaagatacagaaaaagatgtG GAGTCTGAGGATAGCACTGAAATTTTCTTTGCACCAGAAATGGAGAATGCTAACGCTAGTGCATCCATTTTAGAGATCCAAAACTCTGTTCAGAGTCCACCAGTTTTAGCAGTTAATAGTCCTGATTCTGCACTAAGAAATGCGTTGCCTGAGGATACCAGTGTTGCCTTTTCTGAAAGAAGTGGCCTACTAAATAGTGAAAACAACTCATGGGAAGAGTCTTACCACAGGACTGCAGGATATTCAGCACCAGTAAAGCCTCCAGACAAGCCCAATTTTGTCTTTCACCCTGGACAGTCAAATGGTGGGATGTCCGTATCCCGGATG GTCAGGGATTCTGAAGCCAGGCCTGATATAATAGTTAAAGAGCTTTCTCAAGAAG cattaATTgaaagtttttattattttataaaagaagTGCCACCACGCAACTGGAACATGTTTATGAGAACTCATCTAACAGATAATGAAATTGATAAAACAACGTTTGAACATCCAAAAAATATTGAAGAGGGATATTATCAGATGCTGATCATTTGGAGAAACAAATTTGGAAATGAGGCTTCCATTATTAAATTATTAGATAGCCTATGGAATATAGGACTTAGAAGGTGTCATGAAAATATAGTAAACCATTTAATAGGTAAGGATATTATAACTCTGCTAGAGGCCAAAGACTAA